The following proteins are co-located in the Mus pahari chromosome 14, PAHARI_EIJ_v1.1, whole genome shotgun sequence genome:
- the LOC110331864 gene encoding keratin-associated protein 4-2-like — protein sequence MVSSCHSSVCSKQGCIQGCCQPSCCQTTCCHPSYCVSSCCRPQCCQSVCCQTTCCCSSYSSLCCGSSSCCGSSCYRPRCCISSCCRPTCCISSYCRPSCCQSTCCSSYRSCPSCCVSSCYRPSCCCPTCGVPSCCRPSCFQSVCCKPTCCVSSCCQPNYCRPTCCRPTCCASRYCRPSCLPYCSHPTCCVASCCRPSCLQSICCKPTCYVSSCGRPICYRPTCCCPSCSGGSCC from the coding sequence ATGGTCAGCTCCTGTCATAGCTCTGTCTGCTCTAAGCAGGGATGTATCCAAGGCTGCTGCCAGCCTAGCTGCTGTCAGACCACCTGCTGCCACCCCAGCTACTGTGTGTCCAGCTGCTGCAGGCCTCAGTGCTGCCAGTCTGTGTGCTGCCAGACCACCTGCTGCTGCTCCAGCTACAGCAGCCTCTGCTGTGGTAGTTCCAGCTGTTGTGGATCTAGCTGTTACAGACCCAGGTGTTGCATTTCCAGCTGCTGCCGCCCCACCTGTTGCATTTCTAGTTACTGCAGACCTTCCTGTTGCCAATCCACCTGCTGCAGCTCCTATCgctcctgtcccagctgctgtgtgtccagctgctACAGGCCTTCCTGTTGCTGCCCCACATGCGGTGTGCCCAGCTGTTGTAGGCCAAGCTGTTTTCAGTCTGTATGCTGCAAGCCCACCTGCTGTGTTTCCAGCTGTTGCCAGCCTAACTACTGCAGGCCCACCTGCTGCCGCCCCACTTGCTGTGCTTCCAGATATTGTAGACCTAGCTGCCTCCCTTACTGTTCCCATCCCACCTGCTGTGTGGCCAGCTGTTGTAGGCCAAGCTGTTTGCAGTCTATATGCTGCAAGCCCACCTGCTATGTTTCCAGCTGTGGCAGACCTATCTGCTACAGGCCCACCTGCTGTTGCCCCAGCTGCTCTGGTGGCTCTTGTTGCTGA